One Aegilops tauschii subsp. strangulata cultivar AL8/78 chromosome 7, Aet v6.0, whole genome shotgun sequence genomic window carries:
- the LOC109733841 gene encoding uncharacterized protein, whose translation MATPMEEDRLEAAAAPPADVAGGGAEDREKPDAPPMESDSDSDDEGDAGDELRIQALERALLEQPLNYESHVQLIQCLRKSGNIEKLRAAREEMNKYFPLTPKMWQDWAKDEISLSSGRGSFDDIEKLYERGVQEYLNIKLWRDYLDYVEEHDQSVSQCSQSGLSKMRDLYERAITAGGLHVTEGSKLWEAYREYEMAILTINDGNDEEKAKQVQRVRALFHRQLSVPLADIESTLAAYKSWEAEEGNTRDPDSQVDDVPPNVLSAYKKASEMYNARKQYEDELSDAAESEANKLQVFLKYIKFEESFGDPARVQVLYERAVSELPVSSDLWMGYTSYLDRTLKVPAILKSVYHRATRNCTWVSDLWVHYLLSLERIRASEDELRHVFELAIQCSFPSMNEYLNIYLTRVDSLRRGMPTGLDFELIRQTFVDAAEFLSPQLGIEELLLLHAYWAKLECNIGKDIAAARAVWENALKKSGCVLEVWQHYISMEIEMGHTHEARSLYKRCYSKKFAGSGSEAVCHAWIRFEREHGTLDDYDLAIKKVTPRLKELIMFKAQQEAKSDPSSAPKETSYANDSSQKRKPSKMTSKVQPPAKKRKDNPPKKTMSSDDHRSKEQSIDSHLQEAGEVSKGKAEAPVEMKVEGESKGGNTSSNQPKPYFYSDKCTAYMSNIDLKATELHIRGFFSDIGGVVDIRLLRDRSTKKSRGLAYVDFSDKDHLEAAIRKNKQKLLSKKVSIAPSDPSKSKKNREAGTSFKDKLPSGGDHGEKAPVDGTSEKEMPKGETKITGKNTLFAPRALVKPLGWNKKDEKPDVAAEELKSNDEFRNLLLKK comes from the exons ATGGCGACGCCCATGGAAGAGGACcggctggaggcggcggcggcgccgcccgCGGACGTCGCCGGAGGAGGCGCGGAAGACCGGGAGAAGCCCGACGCGCCGCCCATGGAATCAGACTCAGACTCTGACGACGAAGgggacgccggcgacgagctccgcatCCAGGCCCTGGAGCGCGCCCTCCTGGAGCAGCCGCTCAACTACGAATCCCACGTTCAG CTCATACAATGCTTGAGAAAATCCGGGAATATCGAGAAGCTTCGTGCTGCAAGGGAGGAGATGAACAAGTACTTCCCTCTCACACCGAAGATGTGGCAGGATTGGGCAAAGGATGAGATTTCATTGAGCTCTGG TCGTGGATCTTTTGATGATATTGAAAAACTCTATGAACGTGGAGTGCAAGAATATCTG AATATTAAGTTATGGCGGGATTACCTTGATTATGTTGAAGAGCATGATCAGTCAGTGTCTCAATGTTCGCAATCTGGTCTCTCAAAAATGAGGGATTTGTATGAGCGTGCAATCACTGCAGGGGGTCTACACGTGACTGAAGGCAGCAAACTATGGGAAGCCTACAGGGAATATGAGATGGCTATTTTGACCATAAATGATGGTAATGACGAGGAGAAGGCAAAGCAGGTTCAACGTGTCCGCGCGCTCTTCCACCGCCAGTTATCTGTGCCTTTGGCTGACATTGAGTCAACACTTGCTGCGTATAAGAGTTGGGAAGCTGAAGAAGGCAATACAAGGGACCCAGATTCCCAGGTTGATGATGTTCCCCCAAATGTTTTATCTGCTTACAAAAAGGCCAGCGAGATGTACAATGCACGGAAGCAGTACGAGGATGAACTAAGCGACGCGGCTGAATCCGAGGCTAACAAACTACAAGTGTTCCTG AAATACATCAAATTTGAGGAGTCTTTTGGTGACCCTGCTCGTGTCCAAGTTTTATACGAACGGGCCGTTTCTGAGCTTCCTGTTTCAAGTGATCTATGGATGGGATACACGAGTTACCTGGACAGAACCCTAAAG GTACCTGCTATACTAAAAAGTGTTTACCACAGAGCGACGAGAAACTGTACATGGGTTAGTGACCTATGGGTCCACTACTTGCTGTCTTTGGAGCGCATTCGTGCATCTGAAGACGAACTGCGACAT GTCTTTGAGCTAGCCATTCAATGTTCTTTCCCAAGCATGAACGAG TACCTCAATATTTATCTTACTCGAGTTGATAGTTTAAGACGGGGAATGCCAACTGGCTTGGATTTCGAACTGATTAGGCAGACATTCGTG GATGCTGCTGAGTTCCTCTCACCACAACTAGGAATTGAGGAGCTATTACTCTTGCATGCATACTGGGCTAAGTTAGAGTGTAATATTGGCAAAGATATAGCTGCAGCACGCGCAGTTTGGGAAAATGCTCTCAAGAAAAG TGGGTGTGTTTTGGAGGTTTGGCAGCACTATATTTCAATGGAGATAGAAATGGGGCATACTCATGAGGCAAGATCACTTTACAAGCGTTGTTATAGCAAAAAGTTTGCTGGGTCTGGATCAGAG GCTGTATGTCATGCGTGGATAAGATTTGAAAGGGAGCATGGCACCTTGGATGATTATGACCTTGCTATAAAAAAG GTCACCCCTCGTTTGAAGGAGCTTATAATGTTCAAGGCTCAGCAGGAGGCTAAATCGGACCCATCCTCAGCCCCCAAAGAAACTTCTTATGCAAATGATTCCTCTCAGAAAAGAAAGCCAAGTAAAATGACCAGTAAAGTGCAGCCTCCTGCTAAAAAAAGGAAAGATAATCCACCTAAAAAGACCATGTCATCAGATGACCACAGATCGAAGGAACAAAGCATAGACAGTCATCTTCAAGAAGCTGGAGAGGTCAGCAAAGGGAAGGCCGAGGCGCCTGTGGAAATGAAAGTAGAAGGTGAGAGCAAAGGAGGAAatacaagttcaaatcaaccgaAGCCGTACTTCTACAGTGACAAATGCACTGCCTACATGTCAAATATAGACTTGAAA GCAACTGAGCTGCACATCCGTGGTTTCTTTTCCGACATTGGTGGCGTGGTAGACATAAGGTTATTGAGGGACAGATCCACGAAAAAATCAAGG GGGTTGGCGTATGTGGACTTTTCAGACAAGGATCATCTTGAGGCGGCCATTAGAAAAAACAAGCAAAAGTTGCTCAGTAAGAAAGTAAGTATTGCTCCTTCAGATCCAAGCAAGAGTAAGAAGAACCGTGAAGCAGGCACTTCCTTCAAAG ATAAATTGCCCTCTGGAGGTGATCATGGTGAAAAGGCGCCAGTCGACGGTACTTCAGAGAAGGAGATGCCCAAAGGTGAGACGAAAATCACAGGCAAGAACACATTATTTGCGCCGCGGGCTTTAGTCAAACCACTTGGATGGAACAAGAAAGATGAGAAACCAGATGTTGCTGCGGAGGAGCTGAAGTCGAACGATGAGTTCAGAAATCTGTTGCTTAAGAAGTGA
- the LOC109733840 gene encoding fructokinase-2 has translation MAPLGDAVAPASAAAPGLVVSFGEMLIDFVPDVAGVSLAESGGFVKAPGGAPANVACAISKLGGSSAFIGKFGDDEFGHMLVEILKQNGVNAEGCLFDQHARTALAFVTLKSNGEREFMFYRNPSADMLLTEAELNLDLIRRARIFHYGSISLITEPCRSAHVAAMRAAKSAGILCSYDPNVRLPLWPSAQAARDGIMSIWKEADFIKVSDDEVAFLTQGDATDEKNVLSLWFEGLKLLIVTDGEKGCRYFTKDFKGSVPGYSVNTVDTTGAGDAFVGSLLVSVSKDDSIFYNEAKLREVLQFSNACGAICTTKKGAIPALPTTATALELISKGSN, from the exons ATGGCTCCTCTTGGTGACGCTGTTGCccccgcgtccgccgccgccccaggcctCGTCGTCTCTTTCGGCGAGATGTTGATCGACTTCGTGCCTGACGTTGCCGGGGTCTCCCTCGCCGAGTCCGGCGGCTTCGTCAAGGCGCCTGGAGGCGCGCCCGCCAACGTTGCTTGCGCCATCTCCAAGCTCGGCGGCTCCTCTGCCTTCATCGGAAAG TTTGGCGATGACGAGTTCGGCCACATGCTGGTGGAGATCCTGAAGCAGAACGGCGTGAACGCCGAGGGCTGCCTGTTCGACCAGCACGCGCGCACGGCCCTGGCCTTCGTCACGCTCAAGTCCAACGGCGAGCGTGAGTTCATGTTCTACCGCAACCCGTCGGCCGACATGCTCCTGACCGAGGCCGAGCTCAACCTGGACCTGATCCGCCGCGCCCGCATCTTTCACTACGGCTCCATCTCGCTCATCACCGAGCCCTGCCGCTCGGCGCACGTCGCCGCCATGCGTGCCGCCAAGTCGGCCGGCATCCTCTGCTCGTACGACCCCAACGTCCGCCTGCCGCTCTGGCCCTCGGCGCAGGCCGCCCGCGACGGCATCATGAGCATCTGGAAGGAGGCCGACTTCATCAAGGTGAGCGACGACGAGGTGGCCTTCCTCACCCAGGGCGACGCCACCGACGAGAAGAACGTGCTCTCGCTCTGGTTTGAGGGACTCAAGCTGCTCATCGTCACCGACGGCGAGAAGGGGTGCAGGTACTTCACCAAGGACTTCAAGGGCTCCGTGCCCGGCTACTCTGTCAACACCGTCGACACCACCGGCGCCGGCGACGCCTTCGTCGGCTCCCTCCTCGTCAGCGTCTCCAAGGACGACTCCATCTTCTAC AATGAGGCGAAGCTGAGGGAGGTGCTGCAGTTCTCGAACGCTTGCGGCGCCATCTGCACCACCAAGAAGGGAGCCATCCCGGCGCTGCCCACCACCGCCACCGCCCTGGAGCTCATCAGCAAGGGCAGCAACTAG